One Roseimaritima multifibrata DNA window includes the following coding sequences:
- a CDS encoding AGE family epimerase/isomerase — MTKSTFTFSDLIAGYVTNVGSDSNSFGLRTSDGREFLVKLTPTVFAEFIRNLGEGYRDASASLESLLTEGQFLFIYGVFYPEGEGTPQIEAKHIVFAGESTEDYRFEEQDWWINQVRQLADYYLDHEFGDGPIDYEEYRTNLDISGDKSSSGRQETDTISRLVYGFASAYLMTGEDRYLEAAEKGTTYLRENLRFKDHDNDVTYWYHAVDVKEDGSKHKILASEFGDDYHAVPCYEQIYALAGPVQTYRITGEKQILDDAEATIRTFDKYFKDSSEKGGYYSHIDPVSLSAHDASLGKNQAKKNWNSVGDHAPAYLINLFLASGKKEYADFLEYNFDLIAEHFQDYDNSPFVQERFFDDWSKDQTWGWQQNRAVVGHNLKIAWNLTRMNSERSKASYEGMAEKIASVMPAAGSDQQRGGWYDVMERELQDGEENHRFVWHDRKAWWQQEQAILAYLILAGVTGNQEHRRLARESAAFYNAFFLDQDSGGVYFNVLANGQPYALGTERGKGSHSMAGYHSFELAYLAAVYTNLLVTKQPMDFFFKPTVEDLVNQELRVAPDMLPAGSVKLAQVWVDGQPHDDFDAEQMIVRLSDFTGSVKVRVKLMPADASFGADLLEVTGKEATISLYGDLQESNTQLLITALEQVHAQGVTIVRLQARDLNSISSNAIRAIGMELEKFGSEFSLRLCDANEKITSAMQDSGLAAEIRLETEALATS, encoded by the coding sequence ATGACCAAATCTACCTTCACTTTCTCGGACCTTATCGCCGGTTACGTTACCAACGTCGGCAGCGACTCCAACAGTTTTGGACTTCGCACCAGCGATGGTCGTGAATTTCTTGTCAAGCTGACTCCAACGGTTTTTGCCGAGTTCATTCGCAACCTTGGCGAAGGATACCGAGACGCCTCGGCAAGCCTGGAAAGTTTGTTGACAGAAGGTCAATTCCTGTTCATCTATGGCGTCTTCTACCCGGAAGGCGAGGGGACTCCACAAATCGAAGCTAAACACATTGTGTTTGCAGGCGAATCGACCGAAGACTACCGATTTGAAGAGCAGGACTGGTGGATCAATCAGGTTCGCCAATTGGCCGACTACTACTTGGATCACGAATTTGGCGACGGGCCAATCGATTACGAAGAATATCGCACCAACCTGGACATCAGTGGCGACAAATCAAGCTCGGGCCGCCAGGAAACCGACACGATTTCACGCCTAGTATACGGGTTCGCTTCGGCCTATTTGATGACCGGCGAAGACCGCTATCTAGAAGCCGCTGAAAAAGGGACGACTTACCTGCGTGAAAACCTTCGCTTCAAGGATCACGACAATGACGTCACCTACTGGTACCACGCCGTTGACGTCAAAGAAGATGGAAGCAAACACAAAATCTTGGCCTCTGAGTTTGGTGACGATTACCACGCGGTCCCATGTTACGAACAGATCTATGCCCTCGCAGGCCCCGTCCAGACCTATCGGATCACCGGTGAAAAGCAGATTCTGGACGATGCCGAAGCAACCATCCGCACCTTCGATAAGTACTTTAAGGACTCCTCGGAAAAAGGCGGGTACTACTCGCACATCGATCCCGTCAGCCTAAGTGCCCACGATGCGTCGCTGGGGAAAAATCAAGCGAAGAAGAATTGGAACTCCGTGGGCGACCACGCTCCGGCTTACTTGATCAACCTGTTCTTGGCCAGCGGCAAAAAGGAGTACGCCGACTTCCTTGAATACAACTTTGATTTGATCGCAGAACACTTCCAAGACTACGACAACAGCCCCTTCGTCCAAGAACGTTTCTTTGACGACTGGTCGAAAGACCAAACCTGGGGATGGCAACAAAATCGCGCGGTGGTCGGGCACAACTTGAAAATCGCCTGGAACCTAACTCGCATGAACAGCGAGCGATCCAAAGCCAGCTACGAAGGAATGGCAGAGAAGATCGCCAGCGTCATGCCAGCGGCAGGAAGTGATCAGCAGCGTGGTGGTTGGTACGACGTTATGGAGCGAGAACTACAAGACGGCGAAGAAAACCACCGGTTTGTCTGGCACGATCGCAAAGCATGGTGGCAACAAGAGCAGGCGATTCTTGCCTACCTGATCCTTGCGGGTGTGACCGGCAATCAAGAGCATCGTCGCTTGGCTCGGGAATCGGCTGCATTCTACAACGCCTTCTTCTTGGATCAAGATTCCGGCGGCGTCTACTTCAACGTCCTCGCCAACGGACAGCCGTACGCCCTGGGAACCGAGCGTGGCAAGGGCTCGCACTCCATGGCCGGTTACCACTCGTTCGAATTGGCTTACCTGGCTGCGGTTTACACCAATCTATTGGTCACCAAACAACCGATGGACTTTTTCTTCAAACCGACCGTTGAAGATCTTGTCAATCAAGAACTTCGCGTCGCTCCCGACATGTTGCCCGCAGGCAGCGTGAAACTGGCGCAAGTTTGGGTCGATGGTCAGCCTCACGATGACTTCGATGCCGAACAGATGATCGTCCGTTTGTCCGACTTCACCGGCAGCGTAAAGGTCCGAGTCAAACTGATGCCAGCAGACGCTTCGTTCGGAGCCGACCTGTTGGAAGTGACCGGCAAAGAGGCGACGATTTCACTGTATGGCGATTTGCAAGAATCCAACACGCAACTGCTGATCACCGCTTTGGAACAGGTCCACGCACAAGGCGTGACGATCGTCCGTCTGCAAGCTCGCGACCTGAACAGCATCAGCTCAAACGCAATCCGTGCGATCGGGATGGAACTGGAAAAATTTGGCTCGGAGTTCTCGCTCCGCCTTTGCGACGCAAATGAGAAGATCACTTCGGCGATGCAAGATAGTGGTCTGGCAGCCGAAATTCGCTTGGAAACCGAAGCATTGGCCACCTCGTAA
- the glgX gene encoding glycogen debranching protein GlgX yields MQLPSTTHSAVTPAFALGPSSTPDPVAFKVEAGSPHPLGPTIDDLGVNFSIYSEHATSVELLLFRNHDDRQPCQIIQLDPAVNKSFHLWHAYVCGLKPGFFYAYRVDGPQEVHNGHRFQPSKVLIDPYARGISKAVWNRGDACGDKDNLETSLRCAIVHDNYDWEDDKPLNQPTEELVIYEMHVGGFTKSDSSGVAYPGTFRGVIEKIPYLQELGINAVELLPVFEYDDVEVLRTVDGSPKTNYWGYSTMAFFAPHSSYCESPSTGQHVHEFCDMVKALHKAGISVILDVVFNHTDEGNHMGPTYSFKGIDNSTYYHLVPGQEQYYNDFSGCGNTLRCNHPVGEKFIVDCLEYWVETMHVDGFRFDEASVLTRGEGGVPLEKPPLIWNVELSDKLSQTKMIAEAWDAAGLYQVGYFPGERWAEWNGKFRDDVRDFVKGEPGQLGSIAKRLAGSADLYQSRSHEPVNSVNFINCHDGFTMNDLVSYNGKHNGANGEGNRDGVNDNASWNCGWEGATTDAAVEQLRERQIKNFATILMVSQGVPMFVAGDEHRRTQKGNNNAYCQDNELNWVDWNLLDQEQSMFRFWKRVIAFRKQHQSLHRARYFTGDVNQRGIADIAWHGPEINQPGWHDPCGRALALTLGGFDAEDDLHIMLNMHWEELAFELPCVAGRTWRQAINTALPSPEDICEYGKEVSIANEKTFHVSGRSIAVLVSK; encoded by the coding sequence ATGCAACTCCCCAGCACCACTCATTCGGCCGTTACACCCGCCTTCGCACTGGGACCATCCTCCACTCCGGATCCGGTTGCATTTAAAGTCGAAGCGGGCAGTCCCCATCCACTTGGCCCCACGATTGACGACCTGGGAGTCAACTTCTCAATCTACAGTGAGCACGCGACCTCGGTCGAACTGCTTCTCTTCCGAAATCATGACGACCGTCAACCCTGCCAAATCATCCAGCTTGATCCGGCCGTCAACAAAAGCTTTCACCTTTGGCATGCCTACGTTTGCGGACTGAAACCAGGTTTCTTTTATGCCTATCGAGTCGATGGCCCCCAAGAAGTTCACAATGGGCACCGTTTTCAACCTAGCAAGGTGCTGATCGATCCGTACGCACGCGGCATTTCAAAAGCGGTTTGGAATCGCGGAGACGCTTGTGGCGACAAAGACAATCTTGAAACCAGTCTTCGCTGTGCCATCGTGCACGACAACTATGACTGGGAAGATGACAAACCGTTGAATCAACCAACGGAAGAACTGGTGATCTATGAAATGCACGTAGGAGGCTTCACCAAAAGCGATTCCTCCGGAGTCGCCTATCCCGGCACCTTCCGGGGCGTGATCGAAAAGATCCCCTATTTACAAGAGCTAGGTATCAACGCCGTCGAACTACTTCCCGTCTTTGAATATGACGATGTCGAAGTCCTGCGGACAGTCGATGGGTCCCCCAAGACCAACTATTGGGGCTATAGCACGATGGCCTTTTTCGCACCGCATTCAAGCTACTGCGAAAGTCCCAGCACAGGGCAGCATGTCCACGAGTTCTGCGACATGGTCAAAGCCCTTCACAAAGCGGGCATCAGCGTGATCCTGGACGTGGTGTTCAATCACACCGACGAAGGCAACCACATGGGACCGACCTATTCCTTCAAAGGAATCGACAATTCAACCTATTACCATTTGGTCCCCGGTCAAGAACAGTACTACAACGATTTCTCCGGCTGCGGGAACACGCTTCGCTGCAACCATCCGGTTGGAGAAAAATTCATCGTGGACTGCCTGGAATACTGGGTTGAAACCATGCACGTCGATGGCTTTCGTTTCGACGAAGCCTCCGTCTTGACTCGCGGAGAAGGCGGAGTACCGCTTGAGAAACCACCGCTGATTTGGAATGTCGAACTGTCTGACAAACTTTCTCAAACGAAAATGATCGCCGAAGCATGGGACGCGGCCGGACTGTATCAAGTCGGCTATTTCCCAGGAGAGCGTTGGGCGGAATGGAACGGAAAATTCCGTGATGACGTTCGCGACTTTGTAAAAGGCGAACCCGGACAACTGGGCTCGATTGCCAAGCGGCTAGCTGGCAGTGCCGACCTCTATCAAAGCCGGTCCCATGAACCGGTCAACAGCGTGAACTTCATTAACTGTCACGATGGCTTCACGATGAACGATTTGGTCAGCTACAACGGAAAGCACAATGGCGCCAACGGAGAAGGCAATCGCGACGGAGTCAACGACAACGCCAGCTGGAACTGTGGGTGGGAAGGCGCCACCACGGACGCGGCGGTCGAACAACTACGTGAACGCCAGATTAAGAACTTTGCCACTATCCTAATGGTCTCGCAGGGCGTACCGATGTTCGTCGCCGGAGACGAACATCGACGTACCCAAAAAGGGAATAACAACGCCTACTGCCAGGACAACGAATTGAACTGGGTCGACTGGAACCTTCTGGATCAAGAACAATCGATGTTCCGGTTCTGGAAGCGGGTGATCGCATTCCGGAAACAACATCAATCGCTCCACCGCGCCCGCTATTTCACGGGTGACGTAAACCAGCGTGGGATCGCGGACATCGCATGGCATGGTCCCGAAATCAATCAACCGGGCTGGCACGATCCGTGTGGCCGGGCTCTCGCCCTAACGCTGGGAGGTTTTGATGCCGAAGACGACCTTCATATCATGCTGAACATGCACTGGGAAGAACTTGCCTTCGAACTGCCTTGCGTCGCCGGGCGGACTTGGCGCCAGGCCATCAATACCGCGTTGCCTTCGCCTGAGGACATCTGCGAATACGGCAAAGAAGTCTCGATTGCAAACGAAAAAACATTCCATGTTTCCGGCAGAAGCATCGCCGTACTGGTTTCCAAATAG
- a CDS encoding DUF1552 domain-containing protein: protein MSKNFDRRRFVLRSLTGALALPALPSMAAAAANGELAVAKTSGAGVGARRFVAIGNLLGFQQKHFFPETEGKGFEETTLLKPLADNRDQITVYRGLDHGLRGGHFAVHTFLSGLLHHESKNRADGNVTIDQFIADEIGEQTRFPSLTVGSEGGIHGGCQLSWTKSGIRVPPITGPAELFERLFVTESKEQRVEKKKANALQASILDSVLEEAGTLSKRVNQEDKGKLDEYFSSIRDVEKRLKFRQRWADHPKPEAPFDRPADQNTVEDLPMLYELIALALQTDSTRVATLEIGGSFLPQHLGIDKAYHGLSHHGNDEKVIAHLLTLETYQLEQYGKFLTRLAQIQDGEQSLLESTAVLFGSGMGSANSHTNTDLPILLAGGGYGGGTFKKAASSGLGKVPLCNLYLDIAQRMGVEKEAFGTSTGTFS, encoded by the coding sequence ATGAGCAAAAACTTTGATCGTCGCCGATTTGTATTGCGGTCCCTCACCGGGGCCCTAGCGCTTCCTGCCCTCCCTTCGATGGCTGCTGCGGCCGCTAATGGTGAATTGGCGGTGGCCAAGACAAGTGGAGCCGGAGTCGGTGCTCGTCGATTTGTTGCAATCGGCAACCTGTTGGGATTCCAGCAAAAGCATTTTTTCCCTGAAACCGAGGGAAAAGGCTTCGAAGAGACGACCTTGCTGAAACCGCTGGCAGATAATCGCGATCAGATTACGGTCTATCGCGGCCTGGATCATGGACTTCGAGGTGGCCATTTTGCCGTCCATACCTTTCTGTCCGGTCTGCTGCATCACGAGTCGAAAAACCGTGCCGATGGGAATGTGACGATCGATCAGTTCATTGCCGACGAGATCGGTGAGCAAACGCGTTTCCCTTCGCTGACGGTCGGATCCGAAGGTGGAATCCACGGTGGCTGCCAGCTTTCTTGGACGAAGTCGGGAATTCGTGTCCCACCGATCACCGGTCCCGCCGAACTCTTTGAACGACTGTTTGTCACCGAGTCCAAAGAACAACGCGTTGAGAAAAAGAAAGCGAACGCGCTACAGGCTTCGATCCTTGATTCCGTGCTGGAAGAGGCGGGGACACTCTCGAAGCGAGTCAATCAGGAAGACAAGGGGAAACTGGACGAGTACTTCAGCTCGATTCGTGACGTGGAAAAACGTCTGAAATTCCGCCAACGCTGGGCGGATCACCCCAAGCCCGAAGCTCCGTTCGATCGACCTGCCGACCAGAATACGGTCGAGGATCTGCCGATGTTGTACGAGCTGATCGCATTGGCCCTGCAAACCGATTCGACTCGAGTTGCCACCCTCGAAATTGGGGGCAGTTTCTTGCCTCAGCATTTGGGGATCGATAAAGCCTATCACGGTCTTTCGCATCATGGGAACGACGAAAAGGTTATCGCTCACCTGCTTACGCTGGAAACGTATCAACTGGAACAGTACGGGAAATTCCTTACCAGACTTGCTCAGATTCAGGATGGCGAGCAATCGTTGCTGGAATCGACTGCGGTTCTGTTTGGTAGCGGGATGGGAAGTGCTAACTCTCACACCAACACGGACCTGCCAATCCTATTAGCCGGTGGTGGCTACGGTGGTGGGACATTTAAGAAGGCCGCTTCCAGTGGCCTGGGCAAGGTTCCGTTGTGCAACCTTTACCTTGACATTGCCCAGCGAATGGGAGTCGAAAAAGAGGCGTTCGGGACCAGTACCGGTACCTTTTCGTGA
- a CDS encoding DUF1592 domain-containing protein, whose translation MDLCVAFRTTVVRIALVASVCLPVSGSVWADKPEPSDATAAAKENAAKPEAAVADFLGKYCLQCHDTATADGEREFETFALPLSTEPQLISAREIVNQMTLRQMPPEDAEQPTDEQRLALLETLREGIADARSKIQSSGARTVIRRLSNREYENTLATLFGRRVDTLGLTADFPKENTSEHMDNIGGALVTSGFLLDQYFQAASRLVELRLGKSAMKPKSWHFTDHFLQYEELSGAHRSFFKYEYLALYEQPNTDTRQGGYGHIEDFLEGVPESGLYDIKVHAQAMHRDTHYDSKIFRIDFSEPFQLAVVPGDATKGHIHYPQAIEPILGTAIVPDDEPEWLSFRVWLDKGQTPRFIFPNGPYESRASVIEVNKKYKDEFKDKKAASGVRRTHILREGELPHIKIGEIKIDGPIQEPQRGKEEVAVFGKDGFQSDHALDQLYAFAQKAYRRPLDDADRSRIEVLYKKRLSEEATSRQAALDTIKMILCSPAFLYLSEITPEDDTQLHPYDLASRLSYALWSAPPDDELYAVAATGDLADPAELKKQVLRMVRDERSNEFVNSFLDSWLNLRELGNQPPPRRAASEYYSENLPESMKREARLFFRHLLDSNGSVADFLDADYTFVDKNLAKLYRLPERETLRLADGFQRVDLADDSHRGGLLGMAGVLTVSANGVETSPVTRGVWVLENILDAKPPPPPDSVPAIDADVSGATTIRERLALHSEDKTCYVCHRNMDPPGFALETFDPIGRWRSKYPKPKGKGEAAKIDSSGKLASGESFANFTEFKEVLVASRLDVFTRTLIKKLLAYATGRHMEQADQYVIDDITERVKADNYGLETMLVEVLTSSVFRSR comes from the coding sequence ATGGATCTTTGTGTCGCGTTCCGAACGACGGTCGTTCGGATCGCTTTGGTCGCTTCGGTTTGTTTGCCGGTTTCAGGCTCGGTCTGGGCAGATAAGCCAGAACCAAGTGATGCGACTGCCGCTGCCAAAGAGAACGCCGCAAAACCGGAAGCTGCGGTTGCGGATTTCCTTGGTAAGTATTGTTTGCAGTGTCATGACACTGCGACGGCCGATGGCGAACGGGAATTCGAAACGTTTGCGTTACCGCTTTCCACCGAGCCGCAGCTGATTTCCGCTAGGGAAATTGTCAATCAAATGACGCTCCGGCAAATGCCTCCCGAAGATGCGGAGCAACCGACCGACGAGCAGCGACTGGCGTTACTGGAAACGCTCCGCGAAGGTATCGCCGATGCGCGAAGCAAAATCCAAAGTTCCGGGGCTCGGACCGTGATTCGCCGGCTGTCGAATCGCGAATACGAAAATACGCTGGCCACCCTGTTCGGCCGCCGAGTCGACACGCTTGGGCTGACGGCCGATTTTCCGAAAGAGAACACCAGCGAACACATGGACAATATCGGCGGTGCCCTGGTCACTTCCGGATTCTTGCTTGATCAGTATTTCCAAGCCGCTTCACGGTTGGTGGAGCTGCGGCTTGGTAAATCGGCCATGAAACCGAAGTCTTGGCACTTCACGGACCACTTCTTGCAGTATGAAGAACTCTCTGGGGCTCACCGGAGTTTCTTTAAGTACGAGTACCTCGCCCTGTACGAGCAACCGAATACGGATACTCGGCAAGGGGGCTACGGGCACATCGAAGACTTCTTGGAAGGCGTACCGGAATCGGGACTGTATGACATCAAGGTGCACGCGCAGGCGATGCATCGCGATACCCACTACGATTCCAAGATTTTCCGAATCGACTTTTCGGAGCCCTTTCAACTTGCCGTTGTGCCTGGCGATGCGACCAAGGGACATATCCATTACCCGCAAGCGATCGAGCCGATTCTTGGGACCGCAATCGTTCCCGACGATGAACCAGAATGGTTAAGTTTTCGGGTGTGGTTGGACAAGGGGCAGACACCTCGATTCATCTTTCCCAATGGTCCCTACGAATCACGGGCCTCGGTGATTGAGGTGAATAAGAAATACAAAGACGAATTTAAAGATAAGAAAGCGGCAAGCGGTGTCCGCCGGACTCATATTCTTCGTGAGGGAGAACTGCCGCACATCAAGATCGGTGAAATCAAAATTGACGGTCCGATCCAAGAGCCTCAACGAGGCAAGGAAGAGGTCGCGGTTTTTGGAAAGGATGGTTTTCAAAGCGATCATGCTTTGGACCAGCTGTACGCTTTCGCTCAGAAAGCCTACCGTCGCCCCTTGGATGATGCCGATCGAAGCCGGATTGAGGTGCTTTACAAGAAGCGGCTTTCCGAAGAGGCAACCTCTCGGCAGGCGGCCCTCGATACGATCAAGATGATCCTCTGTTCCCCTGCATTCTTGTACCTGAGTGAAATCACGCCTGAGGATGACACTCAGCTTCACCCCTATGATCTTGCCTCGCGGCTTTCGTATGCACTTTGGTCCGCACCGCCGGATGACGAACTTTATGCCGTTGCTGCGACGGGCGATTTGGCTGACCCTGCTGAATTGAAAAAACAGGTTTTGCGGATGGTCCGCGACGAGCGGTCGAACGAGTTTGTTAATAGTTTTCTCGATAGTTGGCTGAACTTGCGTGAGCTTGGCAATCAGCCTCCGCCCCGTCGAGCCGCATCCGAGTATTACTCAGAAAACCTGCCGGAATCGATGAAGCGTGAGGCGAGGCTTTTCTTTCGGCATTTGCTAGACAGCAATGGCTCCGTGGCCGATTTCTTGGATGCGGATTACACCTTTGTTGATAAGAATTTGGCAAAACTATATCGCTTGCCCGAGCGGGAAACGCTCCGTTTGGCGGATGGTTTTCAGCGAGTCGACCTGGCTGATGATTCGCATCGCGGCGGTCTGCTGGGGATGGCGGGAGTGCTGACCGTTAGCGCAAACGGAGTAGAAACGTCGCCGGTGACCCGTGGCGTCTGGGTGCTGGAGAATATTTTGGATGCGAAACCGCCACCACCACCTGATTCGGTGCCGGCCATCGATGCCGACGTAAGTGGGGCGACGACCATCCGTGAACGCCTGGCACTACATAGCGAAGACAAGACCTGTTATGTCTGCCATCGGAACATGGATCCACCCGGTTTTGCGCTTGAGACATTTGATCCGATTGGGCGGTGGCGATCGAAGTACCCGAAACCGAAAGGTAAAGGGGAAGCCGCAAAAATCGATTCGTCAGGAAAGTTGGCGTCCGGAGAATCCTTTGCCAATTTCACTGAGTTCAAAGAGGTGTTGGTAGCAAGTCGGCTGGATGTGTTCACACGAACGTTGATCAAAAAACTGCTCGCATACGCCACCGGGCGACATATGGAGCAGGCGGATCAATACGTGATCGACGATATCACCGAACGCGTGAAGGCGGACAACTATGGCTTAGAAACCATGCTGGTGGAGGTTTTGACAAGTTCCGTTTTTCGGTCCCGCTAA
- a CDS encoding DUF1501 domain-containing protein has translation MSNFGRRDFLYGLGASLGSVAFSSMLRAEASSDSPLAPKEPMLPAKAKNVIMLFMEGGPGHMDTFDPKPELTRLHKKESKLAFGQEGGFKFFVGSPFTFRKAGNNGIEMCDQWDHLADPYVADELCNYRGCQAESLNHPEALFHMNTGSRLGGDPAVGSWVNYGLGTENQNLPGYVVMTELALPQGGPTNWSNGFLPPYFQGTRLRPQGSPILDLAPQAFKSRQHQKRALEELAWLNEQHLQNVGEKDQKLLARMENYELAFRMQTEVPDVVDLSKESQATQEMYGLDDAETQVFGRQCLMARRLVESGVRFVQIFSGGWDSHDYLERGHASRIKSVDKPIAALIRDLKQRGMLEDTLVIWTGEFGRTPDNNKRGGVYSLGRGHNSQAMTMLFAGGGIKPGVVGGTDELGSTAVECVHPIRDLHVTLLRLLGLDDNKLTYLHGGRFKQLSQFGGEVIPELIA, from the coding sequence ATGTCGAATTTCGGTCGCAGAGACTTCCTCTATGGTTTAGGGGCTTCGCTCGGTTCGGTTGCGTTTTCATCGATGTTGCGGGCGGAGGCGTCGTCCGATTCGCCGCTCGCACCGAAGGAGCCGATGCTTCCGGCGAAGGCGAAGAATGTCATCATGCTGTTCATGGAAGGTGGCCCCGGGCACATGGATACGTTTGATCCAAAGCCGGAGCTAACGCGTCTGCATAAAAAGGAATCGAAGCTCGCCTTTGGACAGGAGGGAGGATTCAAATTCTTTGTCGGAAGTCCCTTTACGTTCCGCAAAGCTGGGAACAACGGGATCGAAATGTGCGACCAGTGGGATCACTTGGCCGATCCGTATGTCGCTGATGAACTTTGCAATTATCGCGGTTGCCAAGCCGAATCGCTGAACCATCCGGAAGCGCTTTTTCATATGAACACCGGCAGCCGTCTTGGCGGCGATCCCGCAGTTGGATCGTGGGTGAATTATGGACTGGGGACGGAGAACCAAAACCTTCCTGGTTATGTCGTCATGACCGAATTGGCACTGCCTCAAGGTGGTCCGACCAACTGGAGCAATGGATTTTTGCCTCCCTACTTCCAAGGGACACGGTTGCGTCCTCAAGGATCGCCGATCCTGGATCTTGCCCCGCAGGCGTTTAAGTCACGGCAGCATCAAAAACGGGCCCTCGAAGAATTGGCGTGGCTGAACGAGCAACATTTGCAGAACGTCGGCGAAAAGGACCAGAAATTACTCGCTCGCATGGAGAACTATGAACTTGCCTTTCGCATGCAAACCGAAGTACCCGACGTGGTCGATTTATCAAAAGAATCACAGGCGACGCAGGAGATGTACGGACTGGACGATGCAGAAACCCAAGTGTTCGGCCGCCAATGCCTGATGGCCAGACGTCTGGTGGAAAGTGGCGTTCGCTTCGTACAGATCTTTAGCGGCGGCTGGGATAGCCATGACTATCTAGAGCGAGGACACGCATCGCGGATTAAAAGCGTCGACAAACCGATCGCTGCTTTGATTCGCGACCTCAAACAACGCGGGATGTTGGAAGATACGTTGGTGATCTGGACGGGGGAATTCGGAAGGACGCCTGACAACAATAAGCGTGGCGGGGTCTACTCACTCGGTCGTGGGCACAACAGTCAAGCGATGACGATGTTGTTCGCCGGCGGCGGCATAAAGCCGGGCGTGGTTGGTGGGACGGACGAACTTGGTTCGACGGCCGTCGAGTGTGTCCATCCGATTCGCGACTTACACGTTACCCTGCTGCGATTGCTGGGATTGGACGACAACAAGCTGACTTATTTACATGGGGGGCGATTTAAACAGTTGTCCCAGTTCGGCGGCGAGGTGATCCCAGAACTGATCGCTTGA
- a CDS encoding TMEM175 family protein, whose product MHSHLIQKDRLAALSDGVIAVMITLMFLGFEGTYQEIRDAKSSAEIWALIGQQMPQFLSYCLSFIFIGGYWLKQHLIFLHIGHVDRVFIGLNFLFLMCISMVPIATDWLVESANHEFNAIFVFYALWYTVCSLALAASWAWATTGRRLATPHLRTETVRSIYFQIAASIAACLFGVAVSYVDIRLGMIALTVTALAMLCPLRSDGHWLQADKELTEHVARPPKASREPFHARPVTPSLEIPEEAFAT is encoded by the coding sequence ATGCATAGTCATCTGATTCAGAAAGATCGCCTTGCCGCGTTAAGCGACGGAGTGATCGCCGTGATGATTACTTTGATGTTCCTCGGATTCGAGGGGACGTATCAAGAAATCCGTGATGCCAAATCGTCTGCGGAAATCTGGGCGTTGATCGGACAACAGATGCCTCAGTTCCTCTCCTACTGCCTTAGCTTCATCTTCATCGGTGGCTACTGGCTAAAACAACATCTGATTTTTCTTCACATCGGTCATGTCGACCGAGTGTTCATCGGATTGAATTTTTTGTTTTTGATGTGTATTTCCATGGTACCCATTGCAACCGATTGGCTGGTGGAATCAGCCAATCATGAATTCAATGCGATCTTCGTCTTCTATGCCCTCTGGTACACGGTCTGCAGCCTCGCGCTGGCGGCCTCTTGGGCGTGGGCAACGACAGGCCGCCGCTTAGCGACGCCTCATCTTCGAACCGAAACGGTCCGTTCCATCTATTTCCAAATCGCCGCAAGCATCGCAGCTTGTCTGTTTGGTGTCGCAGTCTCTTACGTCGACATCCGACTGGGCATGATCGCGTTGACCGTCACAGCACTGGCGATGCTTTGTCCTCTCCGATCAGACGGTCACTGGCTTCAAGCGGACAAAGAGCTGACCGAACACGTCGCACGCCCCCCCAAAGCGTCTCGGGAACCCTTCCATGCTCGCCCCGTGACGCCGTCATTGGAAATTCCTGAAGAAGCTTTTGCTACGTAA
- a CDS encoding DJ-1/PfpI family protein — protein sequence MMQQPKPKIGVLIEEHFDPSEFRRFNEYFPTQGFEVEYLSHLWGNDSLTFTSNPTDGVIEESVTVHTDVQEVSPQDYVAVILIGGYAMDRLRYQAEIVPGQPNQAPAVQFLRKCVASKDLKIGTICHSLWLFCADQRLIAGRKVTCAHNVVCDVANAGGLVQYDGNQTQEMVIDGNLITGKHPGMVDRFMETIIQEIEQMVAVSS from the coding sequence ATGATGCAACAACCCAAACCAAAGATCGGCGTGCTGATCGAAGAACACTTCGACCCTAGCGAATTCCGCCGATTCAACGAGTATTTTCCCACGCAAGGTTTCGAAGTCGAATACCTAAGTCACCTGTGGGGTAATGACTCGCTCACCTTCACCAGTAACCCAACCGATGGCGTTATTGAAGAAAGCGTGACGGTCCATACCGATGTCCAAGAAGTCTCTCCGCAGGATTACGTCGCCGTCATCTTGATTGGCGGCTATGCGATGGATCGCTTGCGGTACCAAGCAGAAATTGTCCCCGGTCAACCTAACCAGGCTCCTGCGGTTCAATTCCTGCGGAAGTGCGTGGCATCGAAAGATCTTAAAATCGGTACGATCTGCCACAGCCTATGGCTCTTCTGTGCAGACCAACGTCTGATTGCCGGACGCAAAGTAACCTGTGCCCACAACGTCGTTTGCGATGTCGCAAATGCGGGCGGATTGGTTCAGTACGATGGGAACCAAACCCAGGAAATGGTAATCGACGGTAATCTGATTACCGGAAAGCACCCTGGCATGGTCGACCGATTTATGGAAACGATCATTCAAGAGATCGAACAAATGGTCGCGGTCAGTAGCTAA